A genomic segment from Candidatus Acidulodesulfobacterium acidiphilum encodes:
- the kdsB gene encoding 3-deoxy-manno-octulosonate cytidylyltransferase has product MKKIVAVIPARYKSTRFEGKPLALIMGKPMIKHVYEGVKKSELLSDVIIATEDERIFDACKDFGANVVMTKDTHQTGTDRIIEAVQNLDADIILNIQGDEPLVNSEIISALIKPFDENGEISFTSVKTPIYDFDEFMDPNNVKVVVDKENFGIYFSRSPIPYDREQADKLKDIKGIYGYKHLGFYGYTKKFLFEFGKMEQSYLEKKEMLEQLRAIENGYKIKLETVDISTIPVDVKDDIKKVENFILKSYNN; this is encoded by the coding sequence ATGAAAAAAATAGTCGCGGTTATACCCGCAAGATATAAATCGACGAGGTTTGAAGGAAAACCTCTTGCTTTAATTATGGGCAAACCTATGATAAAGCATGTTTACGAAGGAGTTAAAAAGTCGGAATTGCTGTCGGACGTTATCATAGCTACGGAAGACGAAAGAATATTCGACGCTTGTAAAGATTTCGGAGCAAACGTAGTTATGACTAAAGATACTCATCAGACGGGAACGGACAGGATAATCGAAGCCGTTCAGAATTTGGACGCCGATATAATACTAAACATACAGGGAGACGAACCGTTAGTAAATTCGGAAATAATATCTGCACTAATAAAACCTTTTGACGAAAACGGAGAAATTTCATTTACGAGCGTTAAAACGCCTATTTACGACTTTGACGAGTTTATGGATCCGAATAACGTAAAAGTCGTAGTGGATAAAGAAAATTTCGGAATATATTTTTCCAGAAGCCCTATACCTTACGACAGGGAACAGGCCGACAAGCTTAAAGATATTAAAGGGATTTACGGTTATAAACATCTAGGTTTTTACGGATATACGAAAAAATTTCTTTTTGAATTCGGTAAAATGGAGCAGTCTTATTTAGAAAAAAAGGAGATGCTGGAACAGTTGAGGGCAATAGAAAACGGTTATAAGATAAAACTTGAAACCGTAGATATTTCTACTATACCTGTCGACGTTAAGGATGATATTAAAAAGGTTGAAAATTTTATTTTAAAATCTTATAATAATTAA
- a CDS encoding 50S ribosomal protein L31: MKEGIHPKIYQAKVKCACGEEFVTGSTVEEIHVDICSKCHPFYTGKQKFVDSAGRIDKFNKKYAGLKSSAVKK; encoded by the coding sequence ATGAAAGAGGGAATACACCCTAAAATTTATCAGGCTAAAGTTAAATGCGCCTGCGGGGAAGAATTCGTTACCGGAAGCACCGTAGAGGAAATTCACGTCGATATATGTTCAAAATGCCATCCGTTTTATACGGGTAAGCAAAAGTTTGTCGATAGCGCCGGAAGAATAGATAAATTTAACAAAAAATATGCAGGTTTAAAAAGCAGCGCCGTTAAAAAATAA
- a CDS encoding FAD-dependent thymidylate synthase: protein MVKLINYTSKPEITIATAARLCYSSYGIDKIEADFNDGEKGLEQARKLIKRIRTSGHESVLEHSNFTFGVEKLSRSASHQLVRHRIASYSQRSQRYVKEDKPKYLIPDSIACNPEFLEKYKKITEDIFSLYGYFIEKGVPAEDARYLLPNATETQIIFTMNARELLHFFKLRGCNRAQWEIRSVAREMFKLAYPIAPSVFHGAGPSCVRGNCSEGEFSCGSPSDVRKSWLKGGLDF from the coding sequence ATGGTTAAGCTTATTAATTATACTTCCAAGCCTGAAATTACTATTGCTACTGCAGCGCGTCTATGCTATAGTTCTTACGGCATAGATAAAATAGAGGCCGATTTTAACGACGGCGAGAAAGGACTTGAACAGGCTAGGAAACTAATTAAAAGAATAAGAACGTCGGGGCACGAATCCGTTCTGGAACATTCTAATTTTACTTTCGGCGTGGAAAAATTGTCGAGAAGCGCTTCCCATCAATTAGTAAGGCATAGAATAGCTTCATATTCTCAAAGAAGCCAGCGGTACGTTAAGGAAGATAAGCCTAAATATCTTATTCCCGATTCTATAGCCTGTAATCCTGAATTTTTGGAAAAATATAAAAAAATAACCGAAGATATTTTTTCGCTTTACGGATATTTTATAGAAAAAGGCGTTCCTGCGGAAGATGCCAGATATCTTCTTCCAAATGCGACTGAAACCCAAATTATTTTTACTATGAATGCAAGGGAACTCCTTCATTTTTTTAAGCTTAGAGGATGCAACAGAGCGCAGTGGGAGATAAGGTCGGTAGCCCGTGAAATGTTTAAATTGGCCTATCCTATAGCTCCGTCTGTTTTTCACGGAGCGGGTCCGTCGTGCGTAAGGGGAAATTGTTCCGAAGGGGAATTCTCTTGCGGAAGTCCTTCAGACGTGAGGAAGTCCTGGTTAAAAGGCGGTCTCGACTTTTAA
- a CDS encoding peptide chain release factor 1, translating to MLDDNLIKKASELSEKAEELYSKIQEESTKGFSPEIKELSKQYNAIKKTAEQFSEYNKTESEIKDLEKLIKTESDPALIDLENEEINSLKSKADKIAEEIKDFFYPKENSQDRDILLEIRAATGGEEAALFALDLFKMYNKYALTKNFQFEAISLSPSSTGGLKEAIVSVKGKEAFRLLRNESGVHRVQRIPATETQGRVHTSAATVAVMPEAEEIDLKINPEDLRIDVYRSSGHGGQSVNTTDSAVRVTHIPSGLVVTCQDEKSQHKNKAKALRILRSRLLNRIEADKKSIEAQNRKSMVGSGDRSEKIRTYNFPQGRITDHRAGITIHKLASFMDGELDELLMPLADYIESQKQLQ from the coding sequence ATGCTTGACGATAACTTAATAAAAAAAGCCTCGGAATTATCAGAAAAAGCCGAGGAATTATATTCTAAAATACAGGAAGAAAGCACAAAAGGTTTCAGTCCGGAAATAAAAGAATTATCTAAACAATACAACGCTATAAAAAAAACTGCGGAACAATTTTCGGAATATAATAAAACGGAATCAGAAATAAAAGACCTTGAAAAGCTGATTAAAACAGAGTCCGACCCCGCTCTAATCGATTTAGAAAACGAAGAAATAAATTCCCTAAAAAGCAAAGCGGATAAAATAGCCGAAGAAATTAAAGATTTCTTTTATCCCAAAGAAAATTCTCAGGACAGAGACATACTTCTAGAAATAAGAGCCGCTACCGGCGGCGAAGAAGCCGCACTTTTCGCCCTTGACCTTTTTAAAATGTACAATAAGTATGCCTTAACAAAAAATTTTCAATTCGAAGCTATTTCTTTAAGCCCTTCTTCTACCGGCGGGTTAAAAGAAGCCATAGTTTCGGTAAAAGGAAAAGAAGCATTCCGTCTTTTGCGCAATGAAAGCGGAGTGCACAGGGTTCAAAGAATTCCGGCAACGGAAACGCAGGGAAGGGTGCATACTTCGGCGGCTACCGTTGCAGTCATGCCTGAAGCCGAAGAAATAGATTTAAAAATAAATCCAGAAGATTTAAGAATAGACGTTTACAGGTCTTCCGGACACGGCGGGCAGAGCGTCAATACTACGGATTCGGCAGTCAGGGTTACGCATATTCCGTCCGGATTAGTCGTTACCTGTCAGGACGAAAAATCTCAGCACAAAAATAAAGCTAAAGCACTTAGAATATTAAGGTCGCGTCTATTAAACAGGATAGAAGCAGATAAAAAAAGCATAGAGGCTCAAAACAGAAAAAGTATGGTAGGCAGCGGCGACAGAAGCGAAAAGATAAGAACTTATAATTTTCCGCAGGGCAGAATAACTGACCACCGCGCCGGTATAACCATACATAAGCTGGCTTCTTTTATGGACGGCGAATTAGACGAACTTTTGATGCCTTTGGCGGATTATAT